A genomic stretch from Microtus pennsylvanicus isolate mMicPen1 chromosome 11, mMicPen1.hap1, whole genome shotgun sequence includes:
- the LOC142860005 gene encoding tubulin gamma-1 chain-like: MPREIITLQLGQCGNQIGFELWIQLCAEHGISPEGTEGTDCKDVFFYQADDEHYIPRAVLLDLEPRVIHSILNSSYAKLYNPENIYLSEHGGGAGNNWGRGFSQTNQCFITILNIIHGEVDPTQVHKSLQRIRERKLANFIPWGPASIQVALSKKSPYLPSAHRVSGLMMANHTSISSLFERTCRQFDKLRKREAFMEQFRKEDIFKDNFDEMDTSREIVQQLIDEYHVATRPDYISWGTQEQ; the protein is encoded by the exons ATGCCCCGGGAGATCATCACCCTGCAGCTGGGCCAGTGCGGCAACCAGA ttggGTTCGAGTTATGGATACAGCTGTGTGCTGAGCATGGCATCAGCCCCGAGGGCACTGAAGGCACTGATTGTAAGGACGTCTTTTTCTACCAG GCAGATGATGAGCATTACATCCCCCGGGCTGTGCTGCTGGACCTGGAGCCCCGGGTGATCCACTCCATCCTCAACTCCTCCTATGCCAAGCTCTACAACCCAGAGAACATCTACCTGTCTGAGCACGGAGGAGGAGCTGGCAACAACTGGGGCAGGGGTTTCTCACAG ACCAACCAATGCTTCATCACCATCCTCAACATCATCCATGGAGAGGTGGACCCTACCCAG GTCCACAAGAGCCTGCAGAGGATCCGGGAAAGGAAGTTGGCCAACTTCATCCCCTGGGGCCCAGCCAGCATCCAGGTGGCCCTGTCAAAGAAGTCCCCCTACCTGCCATCAGCCCACCGGGTCAGCGGGCTCATGATGGCCAACCACACCAGTATCTCCTCG CTCTTTGAACGGACCTGCCGCCAGTTTGACAAGCTGCGGAAAAGGGAGGCCTTCATGGAGCAGTTCCGCAAGGAGGACATCTTCAAGGACAATTTCGACGAGATGGACACATCTAGGGAGATTGTGCAGCAGCTGATTGACGAGTACCATGTGGCCACGCGGCCAGACTACATCTCCTGGGGCACCCAGGAGCAATGA
- the LOC142860006 gene encoding tubulin gamma-1 chain, whose translation MPREIITLQLGQCGNQIGFEFWKQLCAEHGISPEGIVEEFATEGTDRKDVFFYQADDEHYIPRAVLLDLEPRVIHSILNSSYAKLYNPENIYLSEHGGGAGNNWASGFSQGEKIHEDIFDIIDREADGSDSLEGFVLCHSIAGGTGSGLGSYLLERLNDRYPKKLVQTYSVFPNQDEMSDVVVQPYNSLLTLKRLTQNADCVVVLDNTALNLIATDRLHIQNPSFSQINQLVSTIMSASTTTLRYPGYMNNDLIGLIASLIPTPRLHFLMTGYTPLTTDQSVASVRKTTVLDVMRRLLQPKNVMVSTGRDRQTNHCYIAILNIIQGEVDPTQVHKSLQRIRERKLANFIPWGPASIQVALSRKSPYLPSAHRVSGLMMANHTSISSLFERTCRQFDKLRKREAFMEQFRKEDIFKDNFDEMDTSREIVQQLIDEYHAATRPDYISWGTQEQ comes from the exons ATGCCGAGGGAAATCATCACCCTACAGTTGGGCCAGTGCGGCAATCAGA TTGGGTTCGAGTTCTGGAAACAGCTCTGTGCCGAGCATGGCATCAGCCCCGAGGGCATCGTGGAGGAGTTCGCCACTGAAGGCACTGATCGCAAGGACGTCTTTTTCTACCAG GCAGATGATGAGCATTACATCCCCCGGGCTGTGCTGCTGGACCTGGAGCCCCGGGTGATCCACTCCATCCTCAACTCCTCCTATGCCAAGCTCTACAACCCAGAGAACATCTACCTGTCTGAGCACGGAGGAGGAGCTGGCAACAACTGGGCTAGTGGATTCTCCCAG GGAGAAAAAATCCACGAGGACATTTTTGACATCATAGATCGGGAGGCAGATGGCAGTGACAGCCTAGAG GGCTTCGTGCTGTGCCATTCCATTGCCGGGGGGACAGGCTCGGGCTTGGGCTCCTACCTCTTGGAACGTCTAAATGACAG GTACCCCAAGAAACTAGTGCAGACATACTCGGTGTTTCCCAACCAGGACGAGATGAGCGACGTGGTGGTGCAGCCCTACAACTCCCTCCTCACCCTAAAGCGGCTGACCCAGAATGCAGACTGTGTG GTGGTGCTGGACAACACAGCTCTGAACCTGATCGCCACAGACCGCCTGCACATCCAGAACCCATCCTTCTCCCAGATCAACCAGCTG gtgtccaccaTCATGTCAGCCAGCACCACCACCCTGCGCTACCCTGGCTACATGAACAATGACCTCATCGGCCTCATTGCCTCGCTCATTCCCACCCCTCGGCTCCACTTCCTCATGACTGGCTATACACCTCTCACCACGGACCAGTCA GTGGCCAGTGTGAGGAAGACAACGGTCCTGGATGTCATGAGGCGGCTGCTACAGCCCAAAAACGTGATGGTGTCCACAGGCCGGGATCGCCAGACCAACCACTGCTACATCGCCATCCTCAACATCATCCAGGGAGAGGTGGACCCCACCCAG GTCCACAAGAGCCTGCAGAGGATCCGGGAAAGGAAGTTGGCCAACTTCATCCCCTGGGGCCCAGCCAGCATCCAGGTGGCCCTGTCAAGGAAGTCCCCCTACCTGCCATCAGCCCACCGGGTCAGCGGGCTCATGATGGCCAACCACACCAGTATCTCCTCG CTCTTTGAACGGACCTGCCGCCAGTTTGACAAGCTGCGGAAAAGGGAGGCCTTCATGGAGCAGTTCCGCAAGGAGGACATCTTCAAGGACAATTTCGACGAGATGGACACATCTAGGGAGATTGTGCAGCAGCTGATTGACGAGTACCATGCGGCCACGAGGCCAGACTACATCTCCTGGGGCACCCAGGAGCAATGA